A window of Cytobacillus sp. FSL H8-0458 genomic DNA:
ACTTTCCCCAATCTCTACCATGGGGTCTGTTCGCTTCCAAGTACCTCCGTTGTTTGAATCTGGATATTTGTAACTACCGTCACTATTTTCAAATGCAGGACATACTTCTACTTCATAATTGGAAAAGGTTATGACAACAACTTGTCCATCTCCACGAACTATTATACTTTCATTTGGATATCGTTTTCTTATCTGAGCCTTTACATCCTGTAGCAAAGCTGATTGCCCGTTACTTTTATGCTCATCATATTGTTTGAATTTTGATTTAGGAAGTACAAACAACATATCCATGTCACTGATACCATTAATTGCAGTTTTACGCCCTAACGACCCCACTTTATAACCGTGGTCTTCCTCACTGGTACTACCATCATAATAGCTCATATTTAAACGCTTGGTGATGGTTCTAAATTTTGTATCAATATCATGTTGATTATCTAATTGAAGCGAATTTACAAACTCCTCAAATGATTCAGCTAACAAATGGTAACTCCCCCTTGAAAATGAATACCCATGTCGGGATAGCAAGTACAATTACAACGACAAACACAATAAATGATGTTGGTATTTTATCTCTAAATAACTTAAAATTCTTCTGCTCGTCAATCCAGTCGATCTGCATTTGTCTAAAGAATTTATAGTGTGCGTACCAATCGCTTGCAAAGATTTGATTACTCATACTGATGGAATAATATTGATTCATAATCTCTGCCATTTCCCGTTCTTCATTTTCAAATTCTGTCGCTGAAGAGCTTTGAACTTTGAAGTACAGCTGTCTTAGCTCATTAAAGAGCTGAGTTATTTTTACGCCTTGTTCATTATATTTTTCCTTTTCATTGTTAAAAGGAGTAATTGTCATACCAACTATGCTTGCCATAATTAAGACTGTTGATATTCCAGTATCAAAAGGGCCATCAGGATAAGCAAGTTGTCCTACTCCAATTAACAATCCTATTAATGAAATGAAACCTGGAACTTTTGAAATAATATCATAAGTCGCAAAGTTCTTCTTTGCTCCAAACCCTACATTGTAGCCATTAGTAGCTAATTCTTTTAATAGCTCATCTTTCCCTAATCCAGCCAACAGTTCTCAATCCCTTCATAAACAGTAAGACATATCAATACTTGTTAATTATAACAAGTTTACTGGAAAAATAGATCCAACGAAACATTATTTTTCCAAATTTCATATAAAGTTTGTGAAGAAATGTACTTAAATAAAACCAGCTAATAGTTTGTCAACATTTTTCAATAAAATGATTAATAACGTCATGATATACTAAAAATGTTCATGCCAAATAACCTTCCTCTATGTCTTATTTGGAAGGTTTTGTTGTATTTAGTTAGATATAGTTTTTAATCTGTATCTTGGAAAATAGTTCTGCTTTTTAGTAAGGCAAAAATCCAATGTAAGAGCTTATTAACACATGCAATAACTGCTACTCTAAAGGGTTTTCCTTCTTCCCGTTTCTTATCGTAAAACTCCCTTAATTTTTTATTGCGTGCGATGATTTCATCAGTTGTTTTCTTTTTACGAGCATCACGAATACCACTTTGAACAGCCATATACAAGGCATGACGAAGCCTGCTAGAACCTCGTTTGGTAATTCGATTTACTGATGCGGTAAACTTACCAGAAGAGAAAACACTAGGATCCACTCCAGCGAATGCAACGAGCTTTTTGGCATCATTGAACCGATCTATCTCACCAATTTCGGAAATAATCGTGGCGGCGATTTTCTCTCCAATTCCAGGGATAGACTGAAGTATATGATATTCTTCAATTTCTTTAGCGAGGGCATCTATTTCAACTGCAATTTTAGATAGATGCTCTTGGTATTGAAGAACGATCTTGACTAATAACTCTAGATTAAAAATATTACTCTGGTAGAGGTTGTTTTGAAACGGATTACGAAGGGCTGCTTCCCTTAATTTTTTAGCCTTTTCGTTTGCCCATGCATCTGAACGACTCATACATAGCGAAGCTATTTTCTCTGTTATTTCTCTTTCACTCACACTTAACACTACTTCTGAAGTAGGAAATGCTAATAATGTAAGCAATGAGACTTTGGAATATAAACTTCCAAAAACTCCTCTATATTCAGGAAATACCTGATCCAAAAGGGTATGCAGCTGTATTTTCGTCTGTGCTGATACTTCGGCAATACTTTCTTGTTGTCTTGTTAGATTACGAAGATTTAAAAGTTGAATTCCTCTTTTTTTATAAGGCTCTAACTCTTCTTTATAAAACAGCTCGCAAAGGTGGTAAGCATCAATTGCATCTGTTTTTACCTTCCGCAAACTCGAACTTTTGGCTCGATGGGAGATAAGAGGATTGACAACAATATAAACAAAACTTTGCTCCTCAAGAAATTGAATTACAGGAAAATGGTAATGTCCTGTTGATTCTAAAACCACCGTTGGCTGATGACTACCAGCTGAACTTTCTACTTCATGAAGGAACTCTAATAAACTACCTAAACCATCGGTATTGTGCTTGATACTAAAGCTCTTCCGATACGGTTTGCCTTTGTCTAAAAATGCTTGAACCTGACTCTCTCCTTTTGATACATCCAGGCCAATGACTGGATTCATGCTTTTCTCCTCCTAAAACTCAATTTGTCGGTATCCCCTAAGGCTTCTTGTAATGTCATAGGTTCGCTTGTTAAACGGGATCTTTGTCCCAACCAGCCTGAAACATGTTTATACAAGTAGGGGGTGAACAGTTTAGTTGACGGGATTTAACCCACGGGTGCGACGTTCTACCCCGACTACCGTTATATAATAAGACCCAAAATTAAAAGGTCAACCAGAAATATCTGGCTAACCTTATATTACGAACGGGTGCTTTAGTTGAAGATAGATAAACAATACTACAATATTTTTTATTACTCAGAACCTCGTCGGATTATATATTCCGGCGAGGCTTTCTTTTTTTAAGACTTAAAAAACTCCGCTTGACTTTTTCTCAGAAATGGTTATGTTCCTTTTGCCGGTAGATGAACTACCGAAATTAAAAGATATGTGGAGGAATATACACCATGAAACCAACTCAAAAAAACATATAAGAAAATAAGATTCGAAATAATACACAGGCTGCAATCCAGCGCTTGCGAAACAGGGGGATGCTTTCATGAGCACCAATCCCTCCTCTTTAATAAACAAATTAAGAAAACCTTTGGAGAAAGGAACTCTCTCACCTTTTTTATTTGAGGGCTTTAAAGAGTACCAGAGTCAAAGGAGGCCTAGAAATGAAGATACATCAAGTATCCATTGACTCTTTCCCTGGCCGGAACCGTGGAATAATAACGGTTTTAATTAAAAAAGGCGGCCAAGAAGGGAATGTTCAGCTCTCTTTTGACCTTTTCGAGGAAAAGCCTTTGAAAGAATAGCGGAATAATTTCTGCCTCTGCCTGAGAAAGATAACGGGTGGAGGTGATTTTATGAGACGACGAGTACAAATTAGCTCTATCCCCGAATCAAATCCGGTTTCAAACGTGTGGATCCAACACTTGATAGCGCGCCTCCTAATTGGTGAGCTTAATATCCCACACAGATTGCAGGCAAAATTACTTTATGAATTATCCAAAGAAAGAAAGGACGTAGATTAGATGAATGTTATTAACAGCCAGAAAAAGCACGTTTTCTTCCGGCGAGTAAGTACAGCAGGACAAGATATCATAACACAGGAAGCTGCTGACCTTCCTTTCCGGGAGAAACTGCCACACAATGGAATTTTGATTATTGATGAGATTGCCACTTCGGCAAACAAAAAATCAATCAGTGAAAGGCCAGAGATGCAAAGG
This region includes:
- a CDS encoding IS110 family transposase translates to MNPVIGLDVSKGESQVQAFLDKGKPYRKSFSIKHNTDGLGSLLEFLHEVESSAGSHQPTVVLESTGHYHFPVIQFLEEQSFVYIVVNPLISHRAKSSSLRKVKTDAIDAYHLCELFYKEELEPYKKRGIQLLNLRNLTRQQESIAEVSAQTKIQLHTLLDQVFPEYRGVFGSLYSKVSLLTLLAFPTSEVVLSVSEREITEKIASLCMSRSDAWANEKAKKLREAALRNPFQNNLYQSNIFNLELLVKIVLQYQEHLSKIAVEIDALAKEIEEYHILQSIPGIGEKIAATIISEIGEIDRFNDAKKLVAFAGVDPSVFSSGKFTASVNRITKRGSSRLRHALYMAVQSGIRDARKKKTTDEIIARNKKLREFYDKKREEGKPFRVAVIACVNKLLHWIFALLKSRTIFQDTD
- a CDS encoding SLATT domain-containing protein yields the protein MAGLGKDELLKELATNGYNVGFGAKKNFATYDIISKVPGFISLIGLLIGVGQLAYPDGPFDTGISTVLIMASIVGMTITPFNNEKEKYNEQGVKITQLFNELRQLYFKVQSSSATEFENEEREMAEIMNQYYSISMSNQIFASDWYAHYKFFRQMQIDWIDEQKNFKLFRDKIPTSFIVFVVVIVLAIPTWVFIFKGELPFVS